The Aureimonas mangrovi genome includes a region encoding these proteins:
- a CDS encoding glycosyltransferase, protein MSVIVSLPSDGVIVQSTSYLLSHDVAKGAALSLTASPVLQRVLASLGVSWEQYWRACEQALLNGSDAARELVAARVVGEETLGRAMADALGLPFSAPEPQDQIIEGPPGSERRHLRTCTPALEAKLFIWPRLEALDDVAAWFARAQGGSVLVATPRALDAHRARFTDRQRHHDARFALASARPDLSARTVFSSGQAFGFGFLTLAFLLLLAAYGLEALRPFHIALSVFFAAFTLFRFAVLLDHAREERRRAAERADREAALVLPPAEPLPTYTVLVALHHEAEMVSPLVDALTALNWPRALLDIKLICEADDPHTIAAVEARIAQEPGIELVLVPPSLPRTKPKALNHALPLACGDLVVLYDAEDRPDPDQLLEAWLTFRSADASLACLQAPLTIRNGGDNWFAGLFALEYAVLFRATLPFLARRDLPIPLGGTSNHFRREALEAVGGWDGFNVAEDADLGVRLCRHGYRTGVLTAATCEAAPTSWRVWRNQRTRWLKGWMQTWLVHMRRPRRLVEDLGLRRAAAFYFLFVSMIAGGVMHTVFVAHLFLTFAALASGAAVQVAADWLAILDLSNIVFSWIAFALLAGAVVSPREAPLLIRLPTLWAYWGLVSYACVRAGVQLLWRPHLWEKTPHHE, encoded by the coding sequence TTGAGTGTCATCGTTTCCCTGCCCAGCGACGGCGTTATCGTCCAGTCGACCTCATATCTCCTTTCGCATGATGTGGCCAAGGGAGCGGCTCTCTCGCTCACCGCTTCGCCGGTTCTGCAACGCGTTCTTGCAAGCCTCGGCGTCTCTTGGGAGCAGTATTGGCGGGCGTGCGAACAAGCGCTTCTGAACGGTTCGGACGCGGCGCGCGAGCTGGTCGCCGCACGGGTCGTCGGCGAGGAGACGCTCGGGCGCGCGATGGCCGATGCTTTGGGCCTGCCCTTCTCCGCGCCCGAGCCGCAGGACCAGATCATAGAAGGGCCGCCGGGCAGCGAGCGGAGGCACCTGCGCACCTGCACGCCGGCGCTCGAGGCCAAGCTGTTCATCTGGCCGCGGCTCGAGGCATTGGACGATGTGGCCGCCTGGTTCGCCCGCGCACAGGGCGGCAGCGTCCTCGTCGCGACACCGCGAGCCCTGGACGCGCATCGCGCCCGCTTCACGGACAGGCAGCGCCACCACGACGCGCGTTTCGCACTCGCCTCCGCGCGCCCGGACCTTTCGGCACGCACGGTCTTCAGCAGCGGACAGGCCTTCGGCTTCGGCTTCCTGACGCTCGCGTTTCTTCTGCTGCTCGCCGCCTATGGCCTCGAGGCCCTGCGGCCCTTCCACATCGCCCTCAGCGTCTTCTTCGCCGCCTTCACGCTGTTTCGTTTCGCGGTCCTCCTCGACCACGCGCGGGAGGAACGGCGGCGCGCCGCGGAGCGCGCAGACCGGGAGGCCGCGCTGGTGCTGCCGCCCGCCGAGCCGCTGCCGACATACACGGTGCTCGTCGCCCTCCATCATGAGGCCGAGATGGTCTCTCCGCTGGTCGACGCCCTGACCGCGCTCAATTGGCCGAGGGCGCTTCTCGACATCAAGCTGATCTGCGAGGCGGACGATCCGCACACCATCGCGGCAGTGGAGGCGCGGATCGCTCAGGAGCCGGGCATCGAGCTGGTGCTCGTCCCGCCCTCGCTGCCGCGAACCAAGCCGAAAGCGCTGAACCACGCGCTGCCGCTCGCGTGCGGAGACCTCGTCGTCCTCTACGATGCGGAAGACCGGCCCGATCCGGACCAGCTTCTGGAGGCATGGCTGACCTTCCGCTCGGCCGATGCGAGCCTCGCCTGCCTGCAGGCGCCGCTGACGATCCGCAACGGCGGCGACAACTGGTTCGCGGGGCTCTTCGCGCTGGAATACGCCGTCCTCTTCCGCGCGACGCTGCCGTTCCTCGCGCGGCGCGATCTGCCGATACCGCTCGGTGGCACGTCCAACCATTTCCGCCGAGAGGCGCTCGAGGCCGTTGGGGGCTGGGACGGATTCAACGTCGCCGAGGATGCCGATCTCGGCGTCCGGCTGTGCCGTCACGGATACCGCACCGGTGTCCTCACGGCCGCAACCTGCGAGGCGGCACCGACGAGCTGGCGGGTCTGGCGTAACCAGCGCACGCGTTGGCTGAAGGGATGGATGCAGACCTGGCTCGTCCACATGCGCCGACCCCGGCGGCTCGTCGAGGATCTCGGGCTGCGCCGCGCGGCCGCGTTCTACTTCCTGTTCGTCTCGATGATCGCGGGCGGCGTGATGCACACCGTGTTCGTCGCGCATCTTTTTCTGACGTTCGCCGCCCTGGCCTCGGGGGCAGCCGTTCAAGTGGCGGCCGACTGGCTCGCCATCCTCGATCTTTCCAACATCGTCTTTTCGTGGATCGCCTTCGCGCTTCTGGCCGGCGCGGTCGTCTCGCCGCGCGAGGCGCCTCTTCTCATCCGCCTGCCGACACTTTGGGCCTATTGGGGGCTGGTCAGCTATGCCTGCGTGCGAGCGGGCGTACAGCTCTTGTGGCGCCCGCATCTGTGGGAGAAGACGCCGCATCACGAGTGA
- a CDS encoding DUF2188 domain-containing protein, translating to MSGLKYEVVEHDGGWAYKVGDVFSETFRSHDDALRAARDAAERQHLAGETEGISYQDNAGHWHEEVSRGDDRPVTEVVDEPR from the coding sequence ATGTCTGGACTGAAATACGAGGTCGTCGAGCACGACGGCGGCTGGGCCTACAAGGTGGGGGACGTCTTCTCCGAGACGTTCCGCAGCCACGACGACGCGTTGCGCGCGGCCCGTGATGCCGCCGAGCGCCAGCACCTGGCGGGCGAGACGGAAGGCATCTCCTATCAGGACAATGCCGGCCATTGGCATGAAGAAGTGTCGCGTGGCGATGATCGCCCGGTGACCGAGGTCGTCGACGAGCCGCGATAG
- a CDS encoding L,D-transpeptidase, with the protein MKPVSTISRRLFLAGMPLTLGACVAGGPQTLATGPVRRPIDRAYITMYSAINDEPHPVPAIDLTDVDPRYFRQIVGFSGPEHPGSIVVDPQRRFLYLVQENGEALRYGCGVGRAGFDYQGAAIIQRKAAWPRWTPTPNMIRLDPERNLPYAGGMEGGPQNPLGARALYLYRDGRDTLYRIHGTHQPWSIGRSVSSGCVRLFNHDIIDLHRRVPTGTSVMVLPHGSADRTAGGSGEPIA; encoded by the coding sequence ATGAAACCCGTCAGCACGATCTCCCGTCGCCTCTTCCTTGCCGGTATGCCGCTCACGCTCGGCGCCTGCGTGGCGGGCGGGCCGCAGACCCTCGCGACGGGGCCGGTGCGTCGCCCGATCGACCGCGCCTACATCACCATGTACTCGGCAATCAACGACGAGCCGCATCCGGTTCCGGCGATCGACCTTACCGACGTCGATCCGCGCTATTTCCGCCAGATCGTCGGCTTTTCCGGCCCCGAGCACCCCGGCTCGATCGTCGTCGATCCGCAGCGCCGCTTCCTCTATCTCGTACAGGAGAACGGCGAGGCGCTGCGCTACGGCTGCGGCGTCGGCCGCGCCGGTTTCGACTACCAAGGCGCGGCGATCATCCAGCGAAAGGCCGCATGGCCGCGATGGACGCCGACCCCGAACATGATTCGCCTCGACCCTGAGCGGAACCTCCCCTATGCCGGCGGCATGGAGGGCGGGCCCCAGAACCCGCTAGGCGCGCGGGCCCTCTATCTCTACCGCGACGGGCGCGACACGCTCTACCGCATCCACGGCACACATCAGCCGTGGAGCATCGGCCGCTCGGTTTCCAGCGGCTGCGTGCGCCTGTTCAACCACGACATCATCGACCTGCACCGCCGCGTGCCGACGGGCACCAGCGTCATGGTCCTTCCGCACGGCTCGGCGGACCGCACAGCGGGCGGCAGCGGCGAGCCGATCGCCTGA
- the exbB gene encoding tonB-system energizer ExbB: MTTRKKARFLLPALFGTLLAATPGHSQETQQPAPTEQSAPSSPVTPPAVETPATTQDTPPPPAEEAPAAPAAGDPAPAAPASSPSVTPAPAGQTTPPATAVDEPATSGQPGPVTAPAPPPSSAQPGPADTAAAERSDQIPHDLTPLGMFMAADWVVKGVMIGLALASLVTWTIWLAKALELAFARRRARAGVRRLERAATLHKAIDESGRRWRGPVAALALAAQEERALSGAALSAEGVKERAAIALSRIEARAGRSMSRGTGILATIGSTAPFIGLFGTVWGIMNSFISISESNTTNLAVVAPGIAEALLATGIGLVAAIPAVIIYNAFSRSIAGYRAILADGSAAVMRHLSRDLDRDEAHPHVAASAPRVAPAE, from the coding sequence ATGACGACCCGCAAGAAGGCTCGATTCCTGCTTCCCGCGCTCTTCGGCACCCTCCTCGCTGCAACGCCCGGCCATTCGCAGGAAACGCAGCAGCCGGCCCCCACCGAGCAGAGCGCGCCGTCATCGCCCGTCACGCCGCCCGCGGTGGAAACACCTGCGACAACTCAGGATACGCCGCCCCCCCCTGCCGAGGAGGCTCCCGCCGCCCCGGCAGCCGGCGATCCGGCCCCTGCCGCTCCGGCTTCGTCTCCTTCCGTAACACCGGCGCCTGCGGGCCAGACCACGCCACCCGCGACGGCCGTCGACGAGCCCGCCACGAGCGGCCAGCCCGGCCCTGTGACCGCCCCCGCACCGCCGCCCTCCTCTGCCCAGCCCGGCCCCGCTGATACCGCAGCGGCCGAGCGCAGCGATCAGATCCCTCACGACCTGACCCCGCTCGGCATGTTCATGGCCGCCGACTGGGTTGTGAAGGGCGTAATGATCGGGCTCGCTCTTGCCTCGCTCGTCACCTGGACGATCTGGCTAGCCAAGGCGCTGGAGCTCGCCTTCGCGCGACGCCGGGCGCGGGCGGGTGTGCGCCGGCTGGAGCGCGCAGCGACCTTGCACAAGGCGATCGACGAAAGTGGCCGCCGCTGGCGCGGCCCGGTCGCGGCGCTGGCGCTCGCTGCTCAGGAGGAGCGCGCGCTATCGGGTGCGGCGCTCTCAGCAGAAGGCGTGAAGGAGCGCGCGGCGATCGCCCTCTCGCGCATCGAGGCGCGTGCCGGCCGCTCCATGTCGCGCGGAACCGGCATCCTCGCCACGATCGGTTCGACGGCGCCCTTCATCGGCCTGTTCGGCACGGTCTGGGGCATCATGAACTCGTTCATCTCGATCTCGGAATCGAACACGACGAACCTTGCCGTCGTCGCGCCGGGCATCGCAGAGGCGCTTCTGGCAACGGGCATCGGCCTCGTCGCCGCGATCCCCGCCGTCATCATCTACAACGCCTTCTCGCGTTCGATCGCCGGCTACCGCGCGATCCTGGCGGACGGCTCGGCGGCGGTGATGCGCCACCTGTCGCGCGATCTCGACCGCGACGAGGCGCATCCGCACGTGGCCGCCAGCGCGCCGCGCGTCGCACCGGCGGAGTGA
- the exbD gene encoding TonB system transport protein ExbD: MAMNLKDSDGDGADEVSEINITPFIDVVLVLLIIFMVAAPLSTVDVAVDLPTSNAAPQERPDEPIYLTVQDDLTLSLGENPIASEALQAALDERTGGDREQRIFLRADETVAYGDLMEVMNGLRNGGYLKIALVGLEDPNTATAAAPAQAQATN, from the coding sequence ATGGCGATGAACCTTAAGGACAGCGACGGCGACGGGGCGGACGAGGTCTCCGAGATCAACATCACGCCCTTCATCGACGTCGTTCTCGTGCTCCTCATCATCTTCATGGTAGCCGCGCCCCTCTCGACGGTGGATGTCGCGGTGGACCTGCCGACTTCGAACGCGGCGCCGCAGGAGCGACCGGACGAGCCGATCTACCTCACCGTGCAGGACGACCTGACGCTGTCGCTCGGCGAGAACCCGATCGCGAGCGAAGCCCTGCAGGCCGCTCTCGACGAGCGCACCGGCGGCGACCGCGAACAGCGCATCTTCCTGCGCGCCGACGAGACAGTGGCCTATGGCGATCTGATGGAGGTGATGAACGGCTTGCGCAACGGCGGCTATCTCAAGATCGCGCTCGTCGGCCTGGAGGATCCGAACACGGCGACCGCAGCTGCGCCTGCGCAAGCGCAAGCGACGAATTGA
- a CDS encoding energy transducer TonB codes for MAREPLTSSAAEGGSGFGAVARWGIAAAAIVSAHVALAMAVLDQTPKPTPAGAEQAPILIDLAPPAAAPQIASVEAPTGPEVIEEEVEEPTPEPVPEPPAPEPEPEPVVEPLPEPEPEPVVEPEPEPELVEPEPEPEEPEPEVAELPEPQPEAEAVLNVPMPTARPNPPPRRVREEPRREEPRRQARREEPQRAEPQRRQQRQAPPPSAASQGQSQRQASQGARSNSVSPARWQSQVQARLNRAKRTPRGAGRGTVSVSFTISASGSAGGVRIARSSGNATLDQAAVQLVQRASPFPAPPSGGSVSLTVPIRYD; via the coding sequence GTGGCGCGCGAACCGCTCACATCCAGCGCGGCCGAAGGCGGCTCCGGCTTCGGCGCGGTCGCCCGCTGGGGCATTGCCGCTGCGGCGATCGTCAGCGCGCATGTGGCACTGGCGATGGCCGTCTTGGACCAGACGCCCAAGCCGACGCCCGCCGGCGCCGAACAGGCGCCCATCCTCATCGACCTCGCCCCGCCCGCGGCGGCTCCACAGATCGCTTCCGTCGAAGCGCCGACGGGGCCGGAGGTCATCGAGGAAGAGGTGGAGGAGCCGACACCCGAGCCGGTTCCCGAACCCCCTGCTCCGGAACCGGAGCCGGAGCCCGTCGTCGAACCGCTACCCGAACCGGAACCGGAGCCTGTCGTCGAGCCCGAGCCCGAACCGGAGCTCGTCGAGCCTGAGCCCGAGCCCGAAGAACCCGAGCCCGAGGTCGCCGAACTGCCCGAGCCGCAGCCGGAAGCGGAAGCGGTCCTCAACGTGCCGATGCCGACCGCGCGCCCCAATCCACCGCCGCGCCGGGTTCGCGAGGAGCCGCGCCGCGAGGAACCGAGGCGGCAGGCGCGCCGCGAGGAGCCGCAGCGTGCGGAGCCTCAGCGCCGCCAGCAGCGCCAGGCGCCACCGCCGTCAGCCGCCTCTCAAGGGCAGTCGCAGCGGCAGGCTTCGCAGGGCGCGCGCTCCAACTCGGTGTCGCCCGCCCGCTGGCAGAGCCAGGTGCAGGCGCGCCTCAATCGAGCCAAGCGCACGCCGCGCGGCGCCGGGCGCGGTACGGTGAGCGTGTCCTTCACCATCTCGGCGAGCGGTTCGGCCGGCGGCGTGCGCATCGCGCGTTCGAGCGGCAACGCAACGCTGGATCAGGCGGCAGTGCAACTCGTGCAGCGGGCGAGCCCCTTCCCCGCGCCGCCGAGCGGCGGCTCCGTTTCGCTCACGGTGCCCATCCGCTACGATTGA
- a CDS encoding YbaN family protein: protein MASRPARLVIVAYRALGSAAVALAAAGVVLPGLPTTPFLLVAVWAFGRSSPELAERLRQHPRFGPALRDWQDRRAVPRRAKVLAVVSMAASFALLAWSGAPAFALAATGAILLTVAAWLVTRPNP, encoded by the coding sequence ATGGCGAGCCGTCCAGCCCGGCTCGTCATCGTGGCCTATCGCGCGCTCGGCAGCGCTGCGGTCGCCCTCGCGGCAGCCGGCGTCGTTCTGCCCGGCCTGCCGACGACTCCCTTCCTCCTCGTCGCCGTCTGGGCCTTCGGGCGGTCGTCGCCCGAGCTTGCGGAACGCCTACGCCAACACCCGCGCTTCGGGCCGGCCCTGCGAGACTGGCAGGACCGGCGCGCCGTTCCGCGCCGCGCCAAGGTTCTGGCGGTCGTCTCGATGGCGGCAAGCTTCGCGCTTCTGGCGTGGTCCGGCGCGCCGGCTTTCGCGCTCGCGGCGACGGGAGCGATCCTTCTCACCGTCGCTGCTTGGCTCGTCACCCGGCCAAATCCGTGA
- a CDS encoding DUF2934 domain-containing protein: MTADDISEKVRDRAYFLWEAAGKPCGREHEFWAQASREIEGERGNDKPAEREGRSVAR; this comes from the coding sequence ATGACGGCGGACGATATCTCCGAAAAGGTTAGGGACCGGGCCTATTTTCTCTGGGAAGCAGCCGGCAAGCCCTGCGGGCGAGAGCACGAGTTCTGGGCGCAGGCTTCACGCGAGATCGAAGGAGAACGCGGCAATGACAAGCCGGCCGAGCGTGAGGGGCGAAGTGTAGCGCGCTGA
- a CDS encoding PaaI family thioesterase, protein MDILRDNEHGRSGLAQLRAMIELGGRPPIGQTLGFTLVEADEGRVVFEGQPDERSLNPIGSVHGGYAAAVLDSCCGCATHTRLAATQGYTTMELKVAYHRALKPGTRVRAEGLVLSFGRRAAFTEAKLYDEQERLCASATSTLLVFDL, encoded by the coding sequence TTGGATATTCTGCGGGACAACGAGCATGGACGCAGCGGGCTCGCACAGCTTCGGGCAATGATCGAACTCGGCGGGCGTCCGCCGATCGGGCAGACGTTGGGCTTCACGCTGGTGGAGGCGGATGAGGGGCGCGTCGTCTTCGAGGGGCAGCCGGACGAGCGGAGCCTCAATCCGATCGGCAGCGTCCACGGTGGTTATGCGGCCGCCGTCCTCGACAGCTGCTGTGGTTGCGCGACCCACACAAGGCTGGCCGCGACGCAAGGTTACACGACGATGGAGCTGAAGGTCGCCTATCATCGCGCGCTGAAGCCCGGCACGCGCGTCCGCGCTGAAGGCCTGGTGCTGTCCTTCGGGCGACGCGCCGCGTTTACCGAGGCCAAGCTCTACGACGAGCAGGAGCGGCTCTGCGCCTCGGCGACCTCGACCCTTCTCGTTTTCGATCTCTGA
- a CDS encoding sulfate ABC transporter substrate-binding protein, with product MMAPASAQALLNVSYDPTRELYREFNAAFDTHWQAQGNDRVTVRMSHGGSGAQARTVIDGLDADVVTLALEADINAIAENTGKIPENWRTLLPSNSAPYTSTIVFLVRKGNPKAINDWGDLTKEGVQVITPNPKTSGGARWNYLAAWAWANREYGGDLDRVRDYVGQVYRHVPVLDTGARGSTTTFVQRGIGDVLLAWENEAFLALEELGPDQFDIVVPSISILAEPPVALVPGNSDAKGTTEVAQAYLEYLYSPEGQTIAARHFYRPSEPETVTDASLLERFPDLELVTIDDDQFGGWARAQPEHFGDGGIFDQIYQPAN from the coding sequence ATGATGGCGCCGGCCTCGGCCCAGGCGCTCCTCAACGTCTCCTACGATCCGACGCGCGAACTCTACCGCGAGTTCAACGCGGCCTTCGACACGCATTGGCAGGCCCAGGGGAACGACCGCGTGACGGTGCGCATGTCGCACGGCGGTTCGGGCGCGCAGGCCCGCACGGTGATCGACGGGCTGGACGCCGACGTCGTGACATTGGCGCTGGAGGCCGACATCAACGCCATTGCCGAGAACACCGGAAAGATTCCGGAGAACTGGCGTACCCTCCTGCCGAGCAATTCCGCGCCCTACACGTCGACGATCGTCTTCCTTGTGCGCAAAGGCAATCCGAAGGCAATCAACGACTGGGGCGACCTCACGAAGGAGGGCGTGCAGGTGATCACGCCCAACCCGAAGACCTCGGGCGGCGCGCGCTGGAACTATCTGGCGGCGTGGGCCTGGGCCAACCGCGAATATGGCGGCGATCTCGACCGCGTGCGCGACTATGTGGGCCAGGTCTATCGCCACGTCCCCGTGCTCGACACGGGCGCGCGCGGCTCCACCACGACCTTCGTCCAGCGCGGCATCGGCGACGTTCTGCTCGCCTGGGAAAACGAGGCGTTTCTGGCTCTGGAAGAACTCGGCCCAGACCAGTTCGACATCGTCGTGCCGTCGATCTCGATCCTCGCCGAGCCGCCGGTCGCCCTCGTTCCCGGCAATTCGGATGCCAAGGGCACGACAGAGGTCGCACAGGCCTATCTGGAATATCTCTATTCGCCGGAAGGGCAGACCATCGCGGCCCGCCACTTCTACCGTCCCTCAGAGCCTGAAACAGTGACGGATGCCTCGCTTCTGGAGCGTTTTCCCGACCTCGAGCTCGTGACCATCGACGACGACCAGTTCGGAGGCTGGGCCCGCGCGCAGCCCGAGCACTTCGGCGACGGCGGCATCTTCGACCAGATCTACCAGCCCGCCAACTGA
- the cysT gene encoding sulfate ABC transporter permease subunit CysT, with protein MAASAARPSFMFREHSVVPGFGLAFGFTLAYLGIIVLVPLAALALRGAGLGLSDFLALASDRRVVSALTLSFTTSLIAAAINAVFGVLIAWVLVRYRFPGRRLIDAVIDLPFALPTAVAGIALTALYAPNGWVGSLFAPGGALAPLFGDAGLRIAYSPIGIVVALTFVSLPFVVRTVQPVLEDLDIELEQAAATLGAGRLQTVTRVVLPAVLPAILTGFALALARSVGEYGSVIFIAGNIPYVSEIAPLLIVIRLEEFNYAGATAVAVLMLMISFTMLLVINLIQAWSRRRHGHGA; from the coding sequence ATGGCAGCAAGCGCCGCCAGACCCTCCTTCATGTTCCGCGAGCACAGCGTCGTGCCCGGCTTCGGCCTCGCCTTCGGCTTCACGCTCGCCTATCTCGGTATCATCGTCCTGGTGCCGCTGGCAGCGCTTGCGCTGCGCGGCGCCGGGCTCGGCCTCTCCGACTTCCTGGCGCTGGCGTCAGACCGGCGCGTCGTCTCGGCGCTCACGCTTTCCTTCACGACATCGCTGATCGCGGCGGCGATCAACGCCGTCTTCGGTGTCCTCATCGCCTGGGTGCTGGTGCGCTACCGCTTTCCCGGACGGCGGCTGATAGACGCCGTCATCGACCTGCCCTTCGCGCTGCCGACCGCCGTGGCGGGCATCGCGCTGACGGCGCTCTACGCGCCCAACGGCTGGGTGGGTAGCCTCTTCGCACCCGGCGGGGCGCTCGCGCCGCTGTTCGGCGATGCGGGCTTGCGCATCGCCTATTCTCCGATCGGCATCGTCGTCGCGCTGACCTTCGTCTCGCTGCCTTTCGTGGTCCGCACCGTCCAGCCCGTCCTCGAAGACCTCGACATCGAGCTGGAGCAGGCCGCCGCGACGCTCGGCGCGGGGCGCCTTCAGACGGTGACGCGCGTTGTCCTGCCGGCGGTGCTGCCGGCGATCCTGACCGGCTTCGCATTGGCTCTCGCCCGTTCGGTCGGCGAATATGGCTCGGTGATCTTCATCGCCGGCAACATCCCTTACGTTTCCGAGATCGCTCCGCTCCTCATCGTCATCCGGCTGGAGGAGTTCAACTACGCTGGCGCCACCGCCGTCGCTGTTCTCATGCTCATGATCTCCTTCACCATGCTCCTCGTCATCAATCTCATCCAGGCCTGGAGCCGGCGGAGGCATGGTCATGGCGCCTGA
- the cysW gene encoding sulfate ABC transporter permease subunit CysW has product MVMAPETPLRHPRRATEESPAVKWTLIAIALLFLGLVLFLPLVAVFVEAFRSGAAAYIAAITEHDALAAMRLTLTVAAIAVPLNLVFGLAAAWAIAKFEFRGKTLLITLIDLPFSISPVIAGLVFILLFGSQGYLQPLTQAAGIQVVFALPGIVLATVFVTLPFVARELIPLMQEQGTGEEEAAISLGANGWKTFFLVTLPNVKWALLYGVLLCNARAMGEFGAVAVISGKIRGETNTMPLHVEILYNEYAFSAAFAVATLLAGLALVTLVLKTILEWRFSGHLNGRGGH; this is encoded by the coding sequence ATGGTCATGGCGCCTGAAACGCCCCTTCGTCACCCCCGCCGGGCCACCGAGGAGAGCCCGGCGGTGAAGTGGACGCTGATCGCGATCGCACTCCTGTTCCTCGGCCTCGTCCTGTTCCTGCCGCTCGTCGCCGTCTTCGTCGAGGCGTTCCGCAGCGGCGCTGCGGCCTATATCGCCGCGATCACCGAGCATGACGCGCTGGCCGCCATGCGCCTGACGCTGACGGTCGCGGCCATCGCGGTGCCGCTCAACCTCGTCTTCGGCCTCGCGGCGGCCTGGGCGATCGCCAAGTTCGAGTTCCGCGGCAAGACGCTGCTCATCACGCTCATCGACCTGCCCTTCTCGATCTCGCCGGTGATCGCGGGCCTAGTCTTCATCCTGCTCTTCGGCTCGCAGGGCTATCTGCAGCCGTTGACGCAGGCGGCGGGCATCCAGGTCGTCTTCGCGCTGCCGGGCATCGTGCTCGCCACCGTCTTCGTCACCCTGCCTTTCGTCGCGCGCGAACTCATCCCGCTGATGCAGGAGCAGGGCACGGGCGAGGAGGAGGCCGCGATCTCGCTCGGCGCGAACGGCTGGAAGACGTTCTTCCTCGTGACGCTGCCGAACGTCAAATGGGCGCTCCTCTACGGCGTTCTCTTGTGCAATGCACGCGCGATGGGAGAGTTCGGCGCCGTCGCGGTCATCTCCGGCAAGATCCGCGGCGAGACCAACACCATGCCGCTGCATGTCGAGATCCTCTACAACGAATATGCGTTCTCGGCCGCCTTCGCGGTGGCGACCCTTCTCGCGGGCCTCGCGCTCGTCACCCTCGTCCTCAAGACGATCCTCGAATGGCGCTTTTCGGGCCATCTCAACGGCCGCGGCGGCCACTGA
- a CDS encoding sulfate/molybdate ABC transporter ATP-binding protein: MKISVRDIAKSFGDDTALDSVSLDIQSGELIALLGPSGSGKTTLLRLIAGLEFPSSGQIFFGEEDASMKSVQERNVGFVFQHYALFRHMSVADNIGFGLRVRGSNRPSRSAIRQRAEELLDLVQLPGLGRRYPQQLSGGQRQRVALARALAIDPQVLLLDEPFGALDAKVRKDLRRWLRTLHDQTGHTTVFVTHDQEEALELADRVVVMSKGRIEQIGSADDIYDRPASPFVFSFIGQSNELPVTVRAGEIAFAGTPLGRTDEPDGEWLMFTRPHDFEVVQPGTPALAGTISLVRRAGGSRVVEFHVEPGDHRIEVELPADQGGEVGQPIAVRPRKWRLYPSA; the protein is encoded by the coding sequence ATGAAGATCAGCGTGCGCGACATCGCAAAGTCGTTCGGCGACGACACCGCCCTCGACAGCGTGTCGCTCGACATCCAATCGGGCGAACTGATCGCGCTTCTCGGCCCCTCGGGCTCGGGCAAGACGACACTCCTGCGCCTCATCGCGGGGCTCGAATTCCCCTCCTCCGGCCAGATCTTCTTTGGCGAGGAAGACGCCTCGATGAAGAGCGTGCAGGAGCGCAATGTCGGCTTTGTGTTCCAGCATTACGCGCTGTTCCGGCACATGAGCGTCGCCGACAATATCGGTTTCGGCCTGCGCGTGCGCGGTTCGAACCGGCCTTCGCGCTCGGCCATCCGCCAGCGGGCCGAGGAACTCCTCGATCTCGTCCAGCTTCCCGGTCTCGGCCGCCGTTATCCGCAGCAGCTTTCGGGCGGCCAGCGCCAGCGCGTCGCGCTCGCCCGCGCGCTCGCGATCGACCCGCAGGTGCTTCTCCTCGACGAGCCCTTCGGCGCGCTCGACGCCAAGGTGCGCAAGGACCTTCGGCGGTGGCTGCGCACGCTGCACGACCAGACCGGCCACACCACCGTTTTCGTGACGCACGACCAGGAGGAGGCGCTGGAACTCGCCGACCGCGTCGTCGTCATGAGCAAGGGCCGGATCGAGCAGATCGGCTCGGCGGACGACATCTACGACCGCCCGGCGAGCCCCTTCGTCTTCTCCTTCATCGGCCAGTCGAACGAACTGCCGGTCACGGTGCGAGCGGGCGAGATCGCTTTCGCGGGCACGCCCCTCGGCCGCACGGACGAGCCGGACGGCGAATGGCTCATGTTCACGCGGCCGCATGATTTCGAGGTCGTGCAGCCCGGCACGCCCGCGCTCGCGGGGACAATCTCCCTGGTTCGCCGGGCCGGCGGCTCGCGCGTCGTCGAATTCCACGTCGAGCCCGGCGATCACCGGATCGAGGTGGAGCTTCCCGCCGATCAGGGCGGTGAGGTCGGCCAACCTATCGCGGTGCGCCCGCGCAAGTGGCGGCTCTACCCTTCGGCGTGA